A DNA window from Mobula birostris isolate sMobBir1 chromosome 3, sMobBir1.hap1, whole genome shotgun sequence contains the following coding sequences:
- the dclre1b gene encoding 5' exonuclease Apollo isoform X1 — protein sequence MNGTLIPNTPFAVDFWQIRKCSHVRLFFLSHLHSDHTSGLSSTWNRSIYCSPITAKLLRWKFQVEERLIHPLEIGESHLLYIDEVGKETMTVTLIDSNHCPGSVMFLFDGYFGTILYTADFRYTPTMFCNSPLSTEKRIDILYLDNTNCDPECVVPSREEATEQIKEIINTHPEHDVVIGLYNLGKESLLIELALAFKTWIVVSPRRLQMFQLLRLSNVFTSEIGAGRIRVVDQNEINRFSMVRWNQTCPTIAIIPTSRRIKLAHRDIHVIPYSDHSSFQELQEFVARLKPCSIMPIVKGTACHVYFSQCLSTSDELKPIQVPETVERCMKKNSKHNEALPHRFLKSRPLDVPRGVVFESPEEGLHDCDGADDLCTEELSWCYASLKSFDAVVEQYFKRRNKRNVRNMFD from the exons ATGAATGGTACACTAATCCCAAACACTCCCTTTGCTGTGGATTTCTGGCAGATTCGAAAGTGCAGCCACGTCCGTTTGTTCTTCCTTTCCCACTTGCATAGTGATCACACGTCGGGTCTCTCTTCTACCTGGAACAGATCCATATACTGCTCTCCTATTACTGCCAAGTTGTTGCGATGGAAGTTTCAG GTGGAGGAAAGATTGATTCACCCACTTGAGATAGGAGAGAGTCACCTCTTATACATTGATGAAGTCGGAAAAGAGACCATGACTGTGACATTGATTGACAGCAATCACTGTCCTGGCTCTGTCATGTTCCTGTTTGATGGCTATTTTGGCACCATTCTGTACACAG CAGATTTCCGttacacacccaccatgttctgCAATTCTCCATTGAGCACAGAGAAGAGAATAGATATTCtatacctggacaatacaaactgTGATCCTGAGTGTGTGGTGCCTTCCCGTGAAGAGGCTACTGAACAGATCAAAGAAATAATCAACACTCACCCAGAACACGACGTTGtaattg GTCTATATAACTTGGGCAAAGAATCCTTGTTAATAGAGCTGGCTCTGGCATTCAAAACCTGGATTGTGGTGAGTCCCCGCAGACTTCAGATGTTTCAGCTGCTGAGACTGAGCAATGTGTTCACTTCAGAGATTGGGGCTGGAAGAATCCGTGTGGTGGATCAGAACGAAATTAACCGATTTAGTATGGTTCGGTGGAATCAGACGTGCCCTACGATTGCCATTATCCCAACAAGCCGCAGAATAAAACTCGCACACAGAGACATTCATGTGATTCCCTATTCGGATCATTCCTCCTTTCAGGAGCTGCAGGAGTTTGTGGCCAGACTGAAGCCCTGTTCCATTATGCCTATAGTGAAAGGAACGGCATGCCACGTATACTTCTCCCAGTGTCTTAGCACAAGTGATGAGTTGAAGCCAATCCAAGTTCCGGAAACAGTAGAAAGATGCATGAAAAAGAATTCGAAACATAATGAGGCGCTGCCTCATCGGTTTTTAAAATCAAGACCTCTGGATGTTCCTCGGGGTGTAGTGTTTGAGTCACCAGAGGAAGGACTGCATGACTGCGATGGAGCTGATGATCTCTGTACAGAGGAGCTGAGTTGGTGCTATGCTAGTCTGAAATCTTTTGATGCTGTTGTTGAACAATATTTTAAGAGGAGGAATAAGCGAAATGTGAGAAACATGTTTGATTAG
- the dclre1b gene encoding 5' exonuclease Apollo isoform X2: protein MNGTLIPNTPFAVDFWQIRKCSHVRLFFLSHLHSDHTSGLSSTWNRSIYCSPITAKLLRWKFQVEERLIHPLEIGESHLLYIDEVGKETMTVTLIDSNHCPGSVMFLFDGYFGTILYTDFRYTPTMFCNSPLSTEKRIDILYLDNTNCDPECVVPSREEATEQIKEIINTHPEHDVVIGLYNLGKESLLIELALAFKTWIVVSPRRLQMFQLLRLSNVFTSEIGAGRIRVVDQNEINRFSMVRWNQTCPTIAIIPTSRRIKLAHRDIHVIPYSDHSSFQELQEFVARLKPCSIMPIVKGTACHVYFSQCLSTSDELKPIQVPETVERCMKKNSKHNEALPHRFLKSRPLDVPRGVVFESPEEGLHDCDGADDLCTEELSWCYASLKSFDAVVEQYFKRRNKRNVRNMFD from the exons ATGAATGGTACACTAATCCCAAACACTCCCTTTGCTGTGGATTTCTGGCAGATTCGAAAGTGCAGCCACGTCCGTTTGTTCTTCCTTTCCCACTTGCATAGTGATCACACGTCGGGTCTCTCTTCTACCTGGAACAGATCCATATACTGCTCTCCTATTACTGCCAAGTTGTTGCGATGGAAGTTTCAG GTGGAGGAAAGATTGATTCACCCACTTGAGATAGGAGAGAGTCACCTCTTATACATTGATGAAGTCGGAAAAGAGACCATGACTGTGACATTGATTGACAGCAATCACTGTCCTGGCTCTGTCATGTTCCTGTTTGATGGCTATTTTGGCACCATTCTGTACACAG ATTTCCGttacacacccaccatgttctgCAATTCTCCATTGAGCACAGAGAAGAGAATAGATATTCtatacctggacaatacaaactgTGATCCTGAGTGTGTGGTGCCTTCCCGTGAAGAGGCTACTGAACAGATCAAAGAAATAATCAACACTCACCCAGAACACGACGTTGtaattg GTCTATATAACTTGGGCAAAGAATCCTTGTTAATAGAGCTGGCTCTGGCATTCAAAACCTGGATTGTGGTGAGTCCCCGCAGACTTCAGATGTTTCAGCTGCTGAGACTGAGCAATGTGTTCACTTCAGAGATTGGGGCTGGAAGAATCCGTGTGGTGGATCAGAACGAAATTAACCGATTTAGTATGGTTCGGTGGAATCAGACGTGCCCTACGATTGCCATTATCCCAACAAGCCGCAGAATAAAACTCGCACACAGAGACATTCATGTGATTCCCTATTCGGATCATTCCTCCTTTCAGGAGCTGCAGGAGTTTGTGGCCAGACTGAAGCCCTGTTCCATTATGCCTATAGTGAAAGGAACGGCATGCCACGTATACTTCTCCCAGTGTCTTAGCACAAGTGATGAGTTGAAGCCAATCCAAGTTCCGGAAACAGTAGAAAGATGCATGAAAAAGAATTCGAAACATAATGAGGCGCTGCCTCATCGGTTTTTAAAATCAAGACCTCTGGATGTTCCTCGGGGTGTAGTGTTTGAGTCACCAGAGGAAGGACTGCATGACTGCGATGGAGCTGATGATCTCTGTACAGAGGAGCTGAGTTGGTGCTATGCTAGTCTGAAATCTTTTGATGCTGTTGTTGAACAATATTTTAAGAGGAGGAATAAGCGAAATGTGAGAAACATGTTTGATTAG